GCAAATCCTCTTTGCTCGCCGTGGCGGCCACGCTCGTGAAACCCACCGCCGGAATCGTCATCATCGACGGGCAGGACGTCTCCGCCCTGAAGGAGGCCGAGCGCACAGCCCTGCGCCGGGACAAGGTGGGCATCATCTTCCAGCAACCCAACCTGCTGCCGGCACTGACCGCCGTCGAGCAGTTGCTCATCCGGGAGCATTTGCGCCGCCAAACGGCCCGCAGTGCCCGCCCGAAAGCCGAAGCGTTACTCGACGTCGTCGGCCTGGCGGGATCTGCGCACAAACGGCCACACCAATTATCCGGCGGGCAGCGCCAGCGCGTGAATATCGCTCGGGCGCTCATGGGCAGCCCCACCGTGCTCCTGGTGGATGAGCCCACCGCAGCCCTGGACCACGAACGGAGCGAATCGATCGTCCGGCTGTTGCGGAGGGTGACAGACGAGTTCGGGACTGCAACGGTCATGGTCACGCACGATGCCGAATTCCTTCCCCTCACAGACTCCGTGGCGACCATGCGCGACGGACGAATCAGCCGCGCCCAAGTCCCGTCCGCCCAGCCCCACTAGGGGGAGCTGAGGAGCGCTTCGTCCTGCGCGTCGTCGTAGGCGTCGCGGGCTTCCAGGATGGTGGGGACGTGACTCTCGGCCCATTCGCGCAGCAGCGATAACGGCTGCAACAGGGATTCACCCATCGGCGTGAGTCCGTAGTCCACACGCGGTGGAACCTGGGCGTGGACGGTCCGGGTGATGAGCCCATCGCGCTCCAAGGCACGCAGCGTCTGGGTGAGGACCTTCGGGGTGACAACGTGAACCATCTTTCGCAGCTCCGAGAAGCGGACCGGCCCGTCACCGAGCACTTGAATGACCAGCGACGCCCACTTGTCGCCAATCCTTTGGAAGATGACGCGGGAGGGGCAATTGGGGTCCAGGATGTTGCCTGGTAAGGCATTGGTATCCACGAGGTAACTCAGTTCCTTTGAAGCTATCAGTATCCAATGGATACCGTTGGGTCATTGCAAGGATAGCAACCCATAGGAGAGCAATGAAAATCGCAGTCTACGGCGCAACGGGCATGGTCGGCAGCCAGATCGTCAACGAATCCATCACCCGCGGCCACGAAGTCACGGCAATCTCCCGCAAGGGTGCCGAGATCGCCGGTACAACCGCCCAAGCAGCCGATTTGGCGGATGCCCAGGCCTTCGCCTCCGTTGCAAAGGAACACGACGTCGTTGTGCTGGCTACGGGTCCCAGCCGCACCGGCGGCGACCATGCAGAGTGGCTCGATGCCATGGCCACGGCTTACAGCAACGCCGAAGGAACCCGCCTGATGATCGTTGGCGGTGCAGGCACCCTCGAGGTAGACGGCGTCCGGCTCCTCGACTCGCCGGACTTCCCCGAGGCATACAAGGCGGAAGCCACCACCGCCGCGAAAGCACTGGAAGCAGTCAAGCAGACCTCCGAGGACGTCGACTGGACTGTACTTGCGCCCGCCCCTGTGATTCAGCCGGGTGAGCGTACCGGCGAATACATCGTGGCCAAGGATTCGCCTGCCGGCAGCAGCATCTCCTCGCAGGACTACGCCGTTGCCATGCTGGATGAGATCGAAAACCCGGCTCACCGCCGCGCGCGCTTCACTGCTGCGAACTAGCTAACCGACAGTCAGGCCTAGCCCGGGTACCGGCACATGGAATATGTCCTTGAGGGCATGCTTCGCCGCATGGTACCCGGGCATCCCCGTCACACCAGGGCCGGGCGGGGTGGATGAAGAACACAAATACACCCCGGGCATGGGCGTACGCCACGGCACGTTGGACACTACTGGCCGCTGCACCAAGCCCCGCAGATCCAAGAGGCCCGCGCTGAAGTCACCGCCCACGTAATTCTCGTTGTACGCGGCCAGTTCTGCCGCCGTCGTGGTCTTTGAGGCCACCACAACATCCCGGAAGCCGGGCGCGTACCGCTCAATCCGTGCCGTCACGGCTTCGGCCATATCTACGTCTGATCCAGCGGGCACATGGCAGTAGCTCCAGAGAATGTGCTTGCCAGCCGGTGCACGGGAAGCATCCACCAGCGAGGGCTGGGAGACCAGGACATAGGGCTCCGAGGGATGCTTGCCAAGCGCTACGAGATTCTCTGCCTCAGCCATCGCCAAACGCGAACCGCCCACATGAACCGTCCCAGCCCTTTTCAGCCCGGGTACGAGCCAAGGAACAGGTTCGGACAGGATGTAGTCCACTTTGCAGGCCGCATTCCCAAAGCGGAATGTATCCAGCGCCCGACGATAGTTTTCAGGAATCTCAGCACCGCCCAGGCGGGCGAGCGTCGGAGGCGCAACGTCCAGCAGGATAGCCTTTGCCGGCCTGACCTGGTCCAAGGAATCCACACGCACACCGGTGTGGATCGTTCCGCCGTGGGCTGTGATGTCGTCTGCCATGGCACGCGCGATAGCTGCCGATCCGCCAACGGGCACCACCCATCCGCCCGCGTGAGCCAGGACCGCCAGCAAGAGTCCGGCGCCTGTCGAACTGAGCGATGGCTGTGAGCCCAAAGCGTGCGACATCACGCCGGTCAGCAGTGCAGGAGCAGCCTCTTCCCGGAAGCGCCGACCCCAGATCGGTGTTCCCTGATCAAGGGTCGCGAGGCCAAATAGCAGAGCCGCCAGAGGATCCTTGGGCATGCGGAGCAACTGGTTCGACGTAAAGTCCACCACCCCGTTGAGGCGCGCAAGGAGGGGCGACATCAGGCGACGGTACGCAGGGCCGTCCACCCCGAGTTCCATGGATGTCCGTTCCAAGGACTGGTATGCGAGAGCCGCTCCACCCACGTCCAAGGGGGTGCCGTGCTGGACTTCAGGCAGGCGCAGCTCAATGCGCCTCGCGAGGTCGAATTCCTTGAAGAAGGGAGACGCCAGTGCCATTGGATGCACCGCGGAGCATACATCGTGCAGATATCCCGGCTCGATCAGCTCGCTGGTCCGTGTCCCGCCTCCAATGGCCTCGGCGGCCTCGTACACGTGCACGTCCAAGCCTGCGCGCGCCATGATCACTGCGGCGGCAAGGCCGTTGGGACCAGAACCGACGACGGCGACATCAGCCATCGCTACCAACCTCCATGTGTCGGGGTGCTGTAGGCGCGGCAGGCTCAACCTTTGAACGCCAGGGGAGAACTGACGCGGACGGATGGAGGACATCGATCCTGAGCCAATCCTTGGTGCCCTCGAAGGGCCCGCCATGGGGATCATCCTCACCCAGTGCACGCAAGGGATCCTGCGACGGGTCCCAGATGTCAGCCACCACCCTCGCCATCAGGTAGGCCGTTGCAACCATGTGCAGACCCACAGCCAGGACGTAGTAGGACATGTCTATGTTGTGCTGTACGGGCCCACCGCTGGTCGCCTGCCCCAGGTACATCCAGATGGCAGCCCAGTGCAGTCCTTCGGCGGCCTGCCATACCAGGAAGTCCCTCCAGCGCGGCCGTGCAAGGGCAAGGAGCGGGATGAGCCAGATAACGAACTGGGGGGAGTAGACCTTGTTCGTAAGGATGAATGCGGCCACAATCAGGAACGCCAGCTGGGCCATGCGCGGACGCCGCGGAGCCACCAAAGCCAGGGCGCCGATCAATACACAAGCAATGACGAACAGATTCAGCGCTAGCGAGTTGATAGTGGCAGCGTTGAGTTGGGTCCATTGAAGCCGATCGGCCACGAGGTTGAACGCGAACCAGGGCGAGCTGTATCCGGCGGGCCGGTCCTGCGTGAATTCGAAGAAGTAGCGCCAGCCGGAAAGGTTCATTGCGGCGATGGGGAGGTTGACCGCCAGCCACGAGGCAGCGGCAGCGGCGGCAGTCGTGAAGAACACCCGTAGACGACCGCTGCGCAGTGCCAGCACCAAAATAGCGCCGAGAATCAGGACTGGATAGAGCTTGGTGGCCGTGCCCAGTCCGATGCAGACTCCCGCCAGGACCAATTTGTCGCGGGAGAAGAAGTACATGGCCAACGCAAGCAGTGCCACCGCCCACATGTCCCAATTGATGAACCCGGCAAGAACGATTCCCGGGGCAAGGGCCACCATCGCCGCATCCCAGGGGCGCCGCTTGTTCATCCGGGCGGTGAGGAGGACGGTAATAATCCATACCGCCACAATCAGCGTCGCGTTGACGTCGAAGTAACCCAGAATACGTTCGTTGCTTACGCCCTGGCCGGGTACGAGCAGAGCCGTCAGGCCTGCGATGATCCCCATGAGGACCGGGTACTCAAACAAGCTTCCTTGCGTGAAGAAGGGGAAGACTCCATCGCCCAGTCCGCGGTTCCGGAAGAGTTCGGGGAAGTCGGAGTAGCACGTGGCGTAAAACTGTGTTGGGGTCTCCCAGCCGTTGACGCGGCAATAGTCCTTTGCCAGCACGGCCAGGAGGGCCGCTATCACGGTGAGGATAACCAGTACCCGTTCAACAGTGAACGGCGCGGGGGAGACCTTTCCTGGAGACGAGTGGCGGCCCAAGGGTCCGCCCACAATCTCCGTGAAGTTGCGAAGCAAGGAGTCGCTGCGGCTTGGAACCACAAAGCGGGCACGTTTTCGCTGCCTGTGCGGCTTCGTCTCCTGCATGAATTGAGCTTACAGTCAGCCAGCTTGAGTATCGCCACCAAAGTGGCGGTGACGAAGCAGCAAGGGCGCTGACCAGCCAGTTTAAAAGGGGGGAAGCCCACGCGCAGCCGCGTGGGCTTCCTACGGTTCAGCATGCATGTGCGGCACCGGAAACTCCTTCGGAAGGGCTGAAGGTCATCAACGGATGAGTCCCATCTGGTGCAGGACGACGAAGACGTCTTCACGACCTTGCTTGAGCAGCTGGTCGTTGAACAGCGTGCGTTCTTTGGGAGCATCGCTGCTCTTGTAGAAGCGCAGGTCCTTGGGGCGCTTTGGCATGTGGTTCACCTCCTTTCATTGCAGAAAATTGCCGGAATTGGGCACAGCAAATAAAGCCAATTGAATTCAGGAGAAATCAAGGCATAAAAGAGCACACAAATAGCCGACGCTAATAGGGGGAGTAAGCAGACCGATGCCGAAGCACGAATGATCGTGCACAATTGCGTGTGCTTCCTGCAGCCGTCCCCAACAAGAAGCTGGTTCCGAACTTTGGGGAAACTGCGCACCCGCGGCTTGTTGCGTGGGTCTGCGCCTACAACTGGCTACTCAGAACG
This window of the Arthrobacter sp. StoSoilB5 genome carries:
- a CDS encoding glycosyltransferase 87 family protein; the encoded protein is MQETKPHRQRKRARFVVPSRSDSLLRNFTEIVGGPLGRHSSPGKVSPAPFTVERVLVILTVIAALLAVLAKDYCRVNGWETPTQFYATCYSDFPELFRNRGLGDGVFPFFTQGSLFEYPVLMGIIAGLTALLVPGQGVSNERILGYFDVNATLIVAVWIITVLLTARMNKRRPWDAAMVALAPGIVLAGFINWDMWAVALLALAMYFFSRDKLVLAGVCIGLGTATKLYPVLILGAILVLALRSGRLRVFFTTAAAAAASWLAVNLPIAAMNLSGWRYFFEFTQDRPAGYSSPWFAFNLVADRLQWTQLNAATINSLALNLFVIACVLIGALALVAPRRPRMAQLAFLIVAAFILTNKVYSPQFVIWLIPLLALARPRWRDFLVWQAAEGLHWAAIWMYLGQATSGGPVQHNIDMSYYVLAVGLHMVATAYLMARVVADIWDPSQDPLRALGEDDPHGGPFEGTKDWLRIDVLHPSASVLPWRSKVEPAAPTAPRHMEVGSDG
- a CDS encoding ABC transporter ATP-binding protein is translated as MSKALNLVNISLEYPDGGSTLKALDSVDLAVTKGEFLSLVGPSGSGKSSLLAVAATLVKPTAGIVIIDGQDVSALKEAERTALRRDKVGIIFQQPNLLPALTAVEQLLIREHLRRQTARSARPKAEALLDVVGLAGSAHKRPHQLSGGQRQRVNIARALMGSPTVLLVDEPTAALDHERSESIVRLLRRVTDEFGTATVMVTHDAEFLPLTDSVATMRDGRISRAQVPSAQPH
- a CDS encoding NAD(P)/FAD-dependent oxidoreductase, translating into MADVAVVGSGPNGLAAAVIMARAGLDVHVYEAAEAIGGGTRTSELIEPGYLHDVCSAVHPMALASPFFKEFDLARRIELRLPEVQHGTPLDVGGAALAYQSLERTSMELGVDGPAYRRLMSPLLARLNGVVDFTSNQLLRMPKDPLAALLFGLATLDQGTPIWGRRFREEAAPALLTGVMSHALGSQPSLSSTGAGLLLAVLAHAGGWVVPVGGSAAIARAMADDITAHGGTIHTGVRVDSLDQVRPAKAILLDVAPPTLARLGGAEIPENYRRALDTFRFGNAACKVDYILSEPVPWLVPGLKRAGTVHVGGSRLAMAEAENLVALGKHPSEPYVLVSQPSLVDASRAPAGKHILWSYCHVPAGSDVDMAEAVTARIERYAPGFRDVVVASKTTTAAELAAYNENYVGGDFSAGLLDLRGLVQRPVVSNVPWRTPMPGVYLCSSSTPPGPGVTGMPGYHAAKHALKDIFHVPVPGLGLTVG
- a CDS encoding NAD(P)H-binding protein, translated to MKIAVYGATGMVGSQIVNESITRGHEVTAISRKGAEIAGTTAQAADLADAQAFASVAKEHDVVVLATGPSRTGGDHAEWLDAMATAYSNAEGTRLMIVGGAGTLEVDGVRLLDSPDFPEAYKAEATTAAKALEAVKQTSEDVDWTVLAPAPVIQPGERTGEYIVAKDSPAGSSISSQDYAVAMLDEIENPAHRRARFTAAN
- a CDS encoding helix-turn-helix domain-containing protein, whose amino-acid sequence is MDTNALPGNILDPNCPSRVIFQRIGDKWASLVIQVLGDGPVRFSELRKMVHVVTPKVLTQTLRALERDGLITRTVHAQVPPRVDYGLTPMGESLLQPLSLLREWAESHVPTILEARDAYDDAQDEALLSSP